One Bacillus amyloliquefaciens DSM 7 = ATCC 23350 DNA window includes the following coding sequences:
- the udk gene encoding uridine kinase yields the protein MGKSPVVIGIAGGSGSGKTSVTRSIYEQFKGHSILMIQQDLYYKDQSHLPFEERLNTNYDHPLAFDNDYLIEHIQELLNYRPIEKPIYDYKLHTRSEETIPVEPKDVIILEGILVLEDKRLRDLMDMKLYVDTDADLRIIRRIMRDINERGRSIDSVIEQYVSVVRPMHNQFVEPTKRYADIIIPEGGQNHVAIDLMVTKIQTILEQNAIL from the coding sequence ATGGGTAAGAGTCCTGTAGTTATAGGCATCGCAGGAGGGTCCGGATCAGGAAAAACAAGCGTCACCCGTTCCATCTATGAACAGTTTAAAGGACACTCGATTTTAATGATCCAGCAAGACCTTTATTATAAAGACCAAAGCCATCTTCCGTTTGAAGAAAGGCTGAACACAAACTATGATCACCCGCTCGCATTTGATAATGACTATTTAATCGAGCATATTCAAGAGCTTTTGAATTACCGGCCGATAGAAAAGCCGATTTATGATTATAAACTGCATACGCGTTCTGAGGAAACCATTCCGGTTGAGCCGAAGGATGTCATTATTCTGGAAGGCATTCTCGTCCTCGAAGATAAAAGACTTCGCGACCTCATGGATATGAAACTTTATGTCGACACGGACGCGGATCTCCGTATCATCAGACGGATTATGAGAGATATTAACGAAAGAGGCCGTTCAATCGATTCTGTCATTGAGCAGTATGTGTCCGTCGTCAGACCGATGCACAATCAGTTTGTTGAACCGACGAAACGCTACGCGGACATCATTATTCCGGAAGGCGGACAAAACCACGTCGCAATTGATCTGATGGTCACGAAGATTCAAACGATCCTTGAACAAAATGCAATTTTGTAA
- the greA gene encoding transcription elongation factor GreA yields the protein MAQEKVFPMTHEGKQKLEQELEQLKTVKRKEVVERIKIARSFGDLSENSEYDSAKEEQAFVEGRITTLENMIRNAKIIEDDGGSNVVGLGKTVSFIELPDGEEESYTIVGSAEADPFEGKISNDSPIAKSLLGRKVDEEVTVQTPGGEMLVKIVKIS from the coding sequence ATGGCACAAGAAAAAGTTTTTCCGATGACTCACGAAGGAAAACAAAAACTTGAACAAGAATTAGAGCAATTGAAAACGGTTAAACGTAAAGAAGTAGTAGAACGCATTAAAATCGCAAGAAGCTTCGGAGATCTGTCAGAGAACTCTGAGTATGATTCCGCAAAAGAAGAACAGGCATTTGTGGAAGGGCGCATCACGACGCTTGAAAACATGATCCGCAATGCGAAAATCATCGAGGATGACGGCGGTTCAAATGTAGTCGGTTTGGGAAAAACCGTATCATTCATCGAATTGCCCGACGGTGAAGAAGAATCTTACACGATTGTCGGAAGCGCTGAAGCTGATCCGTTTGAAGGAAAAATCTCAAACGACTCGCCAATCGCAAAAAGCCTGCTCGGCAGAAAAGTGGACGAAGAAGTGACAGTTCAGACGCCGGGCGGAGAAATGCTCGTGAAAATTGTGAAAATTTCATAA
- a CDS encoding peptidase U32 family protein, which produces MTAVNQTISKVVNGKRVITKKPELLAPAGNLEKLKIAVHYGADAVFIGGQEYGLRSNADNFSIEEIAEGVEFAKKYGAKIYVTTNIFAHNENMDGLEEYLKALGDAKVAGIIVADPLIIETCRRVAPDVEIHLSTQQSLSNWKAVQFWKEEGLDRVVLARETSGLEIKEMKEKVDIEIETFIHGAMCIAYSGRCVLSNHMTARDSNRGGCCQSCRWDYDLYQTDGANAVALYDEEDAPFAMSPKDLKLIESIPQMIEMGIDSLKIEGRMKSIHYVATVVSVYRKVIDAYCADPENFVIQKEWLDELDKCANRDTAPAFFEGTPGYEEQMFGEHGKKTTFDFAGLVLAYNEETQMVTLQQRNFFKQGDEVEFFGPEIDNFTFTIGTIWDEDGNELDAARHPLQIVTFKVDKKIYPSNMMRKGK; this is translated from the coding sequence ATGACAGCCGTAAATCAAACCATTTCCAAAGTCGTAAACGGAAAACGCGTCATTACGAAAAAACCTGAACTCCTTGCTCCGGCAGGAAACCTTGAAAAATTAAAAATTGCTGTTCATTACGGAGCGGACGCGGTTTTTATCGGAGGACAGGAATACGGACTCCGCTCAAATGCGGATAACTTCTCAATAGAAGAAATCGCAGAGGGCGTAGAATTTGCCAAAAAATACGGGGCAAAAATATATGTGACAACAAACATTTTCGCCCATAATGAAAATATGGACGGTCTGGAAGAATACTTAAAAGCGTTGGGAGACGCAAAAGTTGCCGGAATTATCGTCGCTGATCCGCTGATTATTGAAACATGCCGGAGAGTGGCCCCGGACGTAGAAATTCACCTCAGCACACAGCAGTCCCTTTCAAACTGGAAAGCGGTGCAGTTCTGGAAAGAAGAAGGGCTTGACCGCGTGGTGCTTGCCCGTGAAACGAGCGGACTGGAAATTAAAGAAATGAAGGAAAAGGTGGATATTGAAATTGAAACCTTTATCCACGGCGCTATGTGTATCGCTTATTCAGGACGATGCGTGCTGAGCAATCACATGACGGCCCGGGATTCCAACCGCGGCGGCTGCTGTCAGTCCTGCCGCTGGGATTATGATCTGTATCAGACAGACGGTGCAAACGCGGTCGCGCTCTATGACGAAGAAGACGCTCCGTTTGCGATGAGCCCGAAAGATTTAAAATTGATTGAATCCATTCCGCAAATGATCGAGATGGGTATCGACAGCCTGAAAATTGAAGGCCGGATGAAATCGATTCATTACGTTGCGACGGTTGTCAGCGTGTATCGCAAAGTCATCGACGCATACTGCGCTGATCCTGAAAACTTTGTCATTCAAAAAGAATGGCTGGATGAGCTGGACAAATGTGCAAACCGGGATACCGCGCCTGCTTTCTTTGAAGGCACGCCCGGGTATGAAGAGCAGATGTTCGGCGAACACGGAAAGAAAACAACATTTGATTTTGCCGGTCTCGTGCTCGCGTATAACGAGGAAACTCAAATGGTGACGCTCCAGCAGCGCAATTTCTTTAAACAAGGTGACGAAGTGGAATTTTTCGGTCCTGAAATCGACAATTTCACATTCACAATCGGCACTATTTGGGACGAAGACGGAAACGAGCTTGATGCTGCCCGCCATCCCCTGCAAATCGTTACATTTAAAGTAGACAAAAAGATTTATCCGAGCAACATGATGAGAAAGGGGAAGTAA